The Clostridium sporogenes genome contains a region encoding:
- the buk gene encoding butyrate kinase — protein sequence MGYKLLIINPGSTSTKIGVYEDENQILEETLRHSSQEIESYKTIFDQFEFRKEVILNVLKEKNFDVNELDAIVGRGGLLKPIEGGTYRVNDAMIEDLKIGVQGQHASNLGGIIANEIGKNLNIPAFIVDPVVVDEMKDIARISGMPEIKRKSIFHALNQKAVAKRYAKENNKKYEELNLIVTHMGGGASVGTHEKGKVVDVNNALDGEGPFSPERTGGLPVGDLVKLCYSGKYTYEEMKKKISGKGGVVAYLNTNDFREVEERAEEGDKDAKLIVDAFIFQIAKEIGKNAAVLCGKVDAILLTGGIAYSKVICEGIKEMVSFIAPVVRFPGEDELLALAQGGLRVLKGEEQGKEYK from the coding sequence ATGGGTTACAAATTGCTAATAATTAATCCCGGATCAACATCAACTAAAATAGGAGTATATGAAGATGAGAATCAAATATTAGAAGAAACATTAAGACATTCTTCACAAGAAATTGAAAGCTATAAAACTATATTTGATCAATTTGAATTTAGAAAAGAAGTTATATTAAATGTTTTGAAAGAGAAAAATTTTGATGTAAATGAATTAGATGCTATTGTAGGTAGAGGTGGACTTTTGAAGCCTATTGAAGGTGGAACATACAGAGTAAATGACGCTATGATTGAAGATTTAAAAATAGGAGTTCAAGGACAACATGCATCTAATCTTGGAGGAATAATAGCTAATGAAATAGGAAAAAATCTTAACATACCTGCATTTATAGTAGATCCTGTAGTTGTTGATGAAATGAAGGATATAGCAAGAATATCAGGTATGCCTGAAATAAAAAGAAAAAGCATATTTCATGCATTAAATCAAAAGGCAGTTGCTAAGAGATACGCAAAAGAAAATAATAAAAAATATGAGGAACTTAATTTAATAGTTACACACATGGGTGGAGGAGCTTCTGTAGGAACTCACGAAAAAGGAAAGGTAGTAGATGTAAATAATGCTTTAGATGGAGAAGGACCATTTTCACCAGAAAGAACAGGCGGTCTTCCAGTAGGAGATTTAGTGAAATTATGCTACAGTGGTAAGTACACTTATGAAGAAATGAAAAAGAAGATAAGTGGTAAAGGTGGAGTAGTAGCATATTTAAATACAAATGATTTTAGAGAAGTTGAAGAAAGAGCTGAAGAAGGAGATAAAGATGCAAAATTAATTGTTGATGCATTTATATTTCAAATAGCAAAGGAAATAGGGAAAAATGCAGCTGTTTTATGTGGAAAAGTAGACGCAATATTATTAACAGGAGGAATAGCATATAGTAAAGTTATATGTGAAGGTATAAAAGAAATGGTATCTTTTATAGCACCAGTAGTTAGATTCCCAGGAGAAGATGAGTTATTAGCATTAGCTCAAGGAGGACTAAGAGTATTAAAAGGAGAAGAACAAGGTAAAGAATATAAATAA
- the ptb gene encoding phosphate butyryltransferase: MIKSFDEILQKAKSQEKRTVSVAVAQDKHVLEAIKDAKEQGLVNAILVGNLEKIKEIAKEIGMDLADYEVVNENDDRKAALKAVEIVSSGKADMVMKGLIDTANFLRAVLNKEIGLRTGKIMSHIAVFEVKKLEKLVMITDSAFNMYPGLEEKIDIVKNSVTVAHAIGIENPKVAPICAVEVVNPKMPATLDAATLSKMNDRGQIKGCIIDGPLALDNAISEEAAAHKGIDSPVAGNANIFLMPNIEAGNVMYKTLTYAADCKNGGLLVGTSAPVVLTSRSDSHESKLNAIALAALVASQLKK, encoded by the coding sequence ATGATTAAAAGTTTTGATGAAATACTACAAAAGGCTAAGAGCCAAGAAAAGAGAACTGTATCTGTAGCGGTTGCTCAAGATAAGCATGTATTAGAAGCTATAAAAGATGCTAAAGAACAAGGGCTTGTTAATGCAATACTTGTAGGAAATTTAGAAAAGATCAAAGAAATAGCAAAAGAAATAGGAATGGATTTAGCAGATTATGAGGTAGTAAATGAAAACGATGACAGGAAAGCTGCTTTAAAAGCTGTTGAAATAGTTTCATCAGGAAAAGCAGATATGGTTATGAAGGGGTTAATAGATACAGCAAATTTTTTAAGAGCTGTTTTAAACAAAGAGATAGGATTAAGAACAGGAAAAATAATGTCTCATATTGCAGTATTTGAGGTAAAAAAATTAGAAAAATTAGTAATGATTACAGATTCAGCTTTTAATATGTATCCAGGATTAGAAGAAAAAATTGATATAGTTAAAAATTCAGTTACAGTAGCACATGCAATTGGTATTGAAAATCCAAAAGTTGCTCCTATTTGCGCGGTAGAGGTAGTTAATCCTAAAATGCCAGCTACACTAGATGCAGCTACACTTTCTAAAATGAATGATAGAGGACAAATAAAGGGATGCATAATTGATGGACCATTAGCTTTAGATAATGCTATATCAGAAGAAGCTGCAGCTCATAAAGGAATAGATAGTCCAGTAGCAGGTAATGCCAACATATTTTTAATGCCAAATATAGAAGCAGGAAATGTGATGTATAAGACATTAACTTATGCAGCAGATTGTAAAAATGGTGGATTATTAGTAGGAACATCAGCACCAGTTGTATTAACTTCAAGAAGTGATAGTCATGAATCAAAACTAAATGCAATAGCTTTAGCAGCATTAGTTGCTAGCCAACTAAAAAAATAA
- the buk gene encoding butyrate kinase, whose amino-acid sequence MSGNDLILVINPGSTSTKIALFNKKNPIITDNLFHSLEEINKYDSIYEQKGMREKIIMKWLEEKGVDLRSLVAIVGRGGLLRPMPGGTYKVTKKMLEDLKIGYQGQHASNLGGIIAYDISEKLNIPSFIVDPVAVDEILEKARISGMPEIKRRSLVHALNIKAVTRKVCKKIDKDFYNSSFVVAHLGGGISICPIKNGKILDVNNANEEGPFSPERTGNLPVGDLIKIAYSSKYSYKELKKKIMGKGGLIAYLDTNDGRVVDRMIEEGNRKAELILKAMAYQIAKEIGSMATVLKGNIDAIILTGGLAYNKRLTTWIKERVEFISPIELVPGEEEMLALVEGAIRILNKEESAKIYEEEVCFND is encoded by the coding sequence ATGAGTGGTAATGATCTTATATTGGTAATTAATCCAGGGTCTACATCTACTAAAATTGCTTTGTTTAATAAAAAAAATCCTATAATTACAGATAATTTATTTCATTCACTAGAGGAAATAAATAAGTATGATTCAATATATGAACAAAAAGGTATGAGAGAAAAAATAATAATGAAATGGCTGGAAGAAAAGGGTGTAGATTTAAGAAGTCTTGTTGCTATAGTAGGAAGAGGTGGACTCCTACGTCCTATGCCAGGTGGTACTTATAAGGTAACAAAAAAAATGCTAGAAGATTTAAAAATAGGTTATCAAGGGCAGCATGCTTCTAATCTTGGAGGAATTATAGCCTATGACATCTCTGAAAAATTAAATATACCTTCATTTATAGTGGATCCAGTGGCGGTAGATGAAATATTAGAGAAAGCTAGAATATCTGGTATGCCTGAAATAAAAAGAAGATCTTTAGTTCATGCTTTAAATATAAAGGCTGTAACAAGAAAAGTTTGTAAGAAGATTGATAAAGATTTTTATAATAGTTCATTTGTAGTAGCGCACTTGGGTGGAGGCATATCAATATGCCCAATTAAAAATGGGAAAATATTAGATGTAAATAATGCTAATGAAGAAGGCCCATTTTCTCCAGAAAGGACAGGAAATTTACCTGTAGGAGACTTAATAAAAATAGCTTATAGCAGTAAGTATAGTTATAAAGAGTTAAAGAAAAAAATTATGGGTAAAGGTGGACTAATAGCATATCTGGATACAAATGATGGAAGAGTTGTAGATAGAATGATTGAGGAAGGTAATAGAAAAGCTGAACTTATTTTAAAAGCTATGGCTTATCAAATTGCCAAAGAAATAGGTTCTATGGCTACAGTATTAAAAGGTAATATAGACGCCATAATTCTTACAGGGGGATTAGCTTATAATAAAAGATTAACTACTTGGATAAAAGAAAGAGTTGAATTTATATCTCCAATTGAATTGGTACCTGGAGAAGAGGAGATGCTAGCTTTAGTTGAAGGGGCAATAAGAATTTTAAATAAAGAAGAAAGTGCTAAAATTTACGAAGAAGAGGTGTGTTTTAATGATTAA
- a CDS encoding NAD(P)/FAD-dependent oxidoreductase: MSLRINNLTLEIDEDLSLLRNKVCKKLNISSKYIKDFKILRESIDARRNSIKFNYSVEVFCEDEKRIVKNIKDKSITFQDGEYEEKIVFGTKNMKERPVIVGMGPAGMFAGLMLAKNGYRPIVIERGEAIEKRSKTVERFWTTGVLDIESNVQFGEGGAGTFSDGKLTTRIKDKRCSFILEEMVKAGAPKEIIYSGKPHIGTDILKNVVKNIRNTINSLGGEIRFNSKLENVIIKDGKVNAIIVNKEEIPCENLILAIGHSSRETYEMLYKNNIFMESKAFAIGVRVEHLREMIDKNQYGKYAGHPRLKAADYRLTYSTKNTNRAVYSFCMCPGGEVVAASSEDGLLVTNGMSYYSRNKDNSNSAIVVSVTPEDFEGNTPLKGMEFQRHYERLAYKLGGENYNAPVQLVEDFLKDKNSSKLGAVKPSYKPGYEFKNISKCLPNYVVDSLKEGFSSFDNKIKGFASNDAILTGIETRTSAPVRITRNENLESISLKGLYPAGEGAGYAGGIISAAVDGVKVAENIIKTYSSLK, translated from the coding sequence ATGTCATTAAGAATTAATAATTTGACTTTAGAAATAGATGAGGATTTAAGTTTATTAAGAAATAAAGTTTGTAAAAAATTAAATATATCTTCAAAGTATATAAAAGACTTTAAAATATTAAGAGAATCAATAGATGCTAGAAGAAATTCTATAAAGTTTAATTATTCTGTTGAAGTGTTTTGTGAAGATGAGAAAAGAATAGTAAAAAATATAAAAGATAAAAGTATAACGTTTCAAGATGGTGAATATGAAGAAAAAATAGTGTTTGGAACTAAGAATATGAAGGAAAGACCAGTTATAGTAGGTATGGGACCAGCAGGTATGTTTGCGGGTCTTATGCTAGCTAAAAATGGATATAGACCTATAGTTATAGAAAGAGGAGAAGCTATAGAAAAAAGAAGTAAAACTGTAGAGCGATTTTGGACCACAGGAGTTCTAGATATAGAATCTAATGTACAATTTGGAGAAGGGGGGGCAGGTACTTTTTCTGATGGAAAGTTAACCACTAGAATAAAGGATAAAAGATGCTCTTTTATATTAGAGGAAATGGTTAAAGCAGGAGCTCCCAAGGAAATAATATATTCTGGTAAACCTCATATTGGAACAGATATATTAAAAAATGTAGTTAAGAATATAAGGAATACTATAAATTCTCTGGGAGGAGAAATAAGATTTAATAGTAAATTAGAAAATGTAATAATTAAAGATGGAAAGGTAAATGCTATTATAGTAAATAAAGAAGAGATTCCTTGTGAAAATTTAATATTAGCTATAGGGCATAGTTCTAGGGAAACTTATGAAATGCTTTATAAAAATAATATTTTTATGGAAAGTAAGGCTTTTGCTATAGGAGTTAGAGTAGAGCATCTAAGAGAAATGATAGATAAAAATCAATATGGAAAATATGCAGGGCATCCTAGGCTTAAAGCTGCAGATTATAGATTAACTTATTCAACTAAAAATACTAATAGAGCAGTATATAGTTTTTGTATGTGTCCTGGAGGAGAGGTAGTTGCCGCATCTTCTGAAGATGGTCTGTTAGTTACCAATGGTATGAGTTATTATTCAAGAAACAAAGATAACTCAAATTCAGCTATAGTTGTATCTGTAACACCTGAAGACTTTGAAGGAAACACGCCTTTAAAGGGAATGGAGTTCCAAAGACACTATGAAAGACTAGCTTATAAATTAGGTGGAGAAAATTATAATGCTCCAGTACAGTTGGTAGAAGATTTTTTAAAGGATAAAAATTCATCTAAATTAGGGGCAGTAAAACCATCCTACAAACCAGGATATGAATTTAAGAATATATCGAAATGTTTACCAAATTATGTAGTAGATTCATTAAAAGAAGGTTTTTCTAGCTTTGATAATAAAATAAAAGGATTTGCTAGCAATGATGCTATTTTAACGGGAATAGAAACTAGAACATCAGCTCCAGTGAGAATTACTAGAAATGAAAATTTAGAAAGCATATCTTTGAAAGGGCTATATCCAGCGGGAGAAGGTGCTGGATATGCAGGAGGTATAATCTCTGCAGCAGTAGATGGAGTAAAGGTTGCTGAAAATATAATAAAGACATATAGTTCGTTAAAATAA